In one Neobacillus sp. CF12 genomic region, the following are encoded:
- a CDS encoding CDP-glycerol glycerophosphotransferase family protein — protein MKKFLTNRLKSSKSLVQVQTLKEILKIGYLLLFKVVFSVCKLSPQKNKLIFVISFEENAFFIYQELLRQKAPFDIVVLCKPTLYKDMKNKFNQATIIPFESRHLLNWLRSIYHLATSRIILIDNYFAFLSTIQFKKNVQCIQLWHAAGAFKKFGLQDQSIVHRRNIALKRFRKVYSKFDKIIIGSESMANIFTEAFDVPQTNFLRTGIPRTDLFYDLQKQEQLRKEFIQKYPAVKGKKVILYAPTFRDTQLANYQIQLDIDNMYKSLKQDFILIIKLHPAVQTKTNYAESYPGFVYDFSSHQGINELLVNVDYLITDYSSIPFEYALLKRPMIFYPYDLTLYQKDRGVIENYQQEVPGPIAYDSDTVISLILNNKFNLDLVCQFSSKWNQYSTGHSSAEFVRYIVSQ, from the coding sequence CAAACACTTAAAGAAATTTTAAAAATAGGTTATTTACTACTTTTCAAAGTTGTATTTAGTGTATGCAAATTGTCACCACAAAAAAATAAGCTCATCTTTGTGATATCTTTTGAAGAGAATGCATTTTTTATCTATCAGGAATTGCTGAGGCAAAAGGCACCATTTGACATTGTGGTGTTATGCAAACCGACGTTGTACAAAGATATGAAAAATAAATTTAATCAAGCCACAATAATCCCTTTTGAATCGCGGCATTTACTGAACTGGTTAAGGTCTATTTACCATTTGGCCACTTCCAGAATCATTCTGATTGATAATTACTTTGCCTTTTTATCAACCATTCAATTCAAAAAAAATGTACAATGTATACAACTGTGGCATGCAGCAGGTGCATTTAAAAAATTCGGTTTACAAGATCAATCGATTGTACATAGAAGGAATATCGCTTTAAAAAGGTTTAGAAAGGTATACTCGAAGTTTGATAAGATTATTATTGGTTCAGAAAGCATGGCGAACATTTTTACTGAAGCGTTTGATGTCCCTCAAACAAACTTCTTACGTACAGGGATTCCTAGAACGGATTTATTTTATGACCTACAGAAGCAGGAACAACTGAGAAAAGAGTTTATTCAAAAGTACCCAGCTGTTAAGGGTAAAAAAGTAATTCTGTATGCACCTACATTTCGTGATACACAACTTGCGAATTATCAAATCCAACTCGACATCGATAATATGTATAAGAGCTTGAAGCAAGACTTTATTTTAATCATAAAATTGCATCCTGCCGTTCAAACTAAGACTAATTATGCAGAAAGTTATCCTGGTTTTGTCTATGACTTTTCATCACATCAAGGAATAAATGAATTATTGGTCAATGTGGATTATTTAATCACGGATTATTCGTCGATTCCATTTGAATATGCCTTATTAAAAAGACCGATGATTTTTTACCCGTATGATTTAACTTTGTATCAAAAGGATCGAGGCGTCATTGAAAACTATCAGCAAGAAGTTCCAGGTCCTATCGCATATGATAGTGACACAGTCATTTCATTAATCCTGAATAATAAATTTAATCTTGATTTGGTTTGTCAATTCTCTAGCAAGTGGAATCAATATTCTACCGGTCATTCCTCAGCAGAGTTTGTTCGATATATTGTCAGCCAATAA